In the genome of Misgurnus anguillicaudatus chromosome 11, ASM2758022v2, whole genome shotgun sequence, one region contains:
- the LOC129446095 gene encoding uncharacterized protein has protein sequence MSLRSGKQYQPSSQNESVEKQQEATQSADACAKSVRSRASRQSSGASTASSSAMKARAKAEAARTELSFAEEEARIIKQKADLEANLHILKIQKAVAAATAEAAAYEEDNKSIKSEINPELLELPISSVQRTSEYVRRHSRAHSEEFPLKDDPLVYQKVARAQCEMDMKDTDTHHYEKNRDVESRKAYVKQPQQKEEVYNKPYYSETARESFHPQKKPLSETQGVQEVTKYLIRREMLNAGLLKFDDRPENYWAWKESFQSAIQDLNLSSREELDLMIKWLGEESAEQAKRIRSVHVFNPTAALNLVWQRLEECYGSSEAVEHALLKKLEYFPKLTNKDNVRLRELGDILQEIECAKEGGYLPGLSYLDTARGVNPIVEKLPYSLQEKWVATGSKYKDDNGVTFPPFRFFSSFVRQQARVKNDPSFAFTSFNTQSLKTERYTRSGNRASVTVHKTDVPQDAMTNQRSYGEKIMESPDKLCPIHKKPHPLKKCRSFRAKHIDERKSFLKENRICFRCCGSVQHMAKDCRVTLKCLECNSEKHVSALHPGPPPTTTGSQEADKDDGGEVNGNALTPVTSKCTEICGNSDGQHSCSKISPVIVYPAGRREESKKMYAVLDEQSNKSLAKSEFFHLFNITTTSDPYTLKTCSGVTKAMGRRATNLMIESIDGKIQLPLPSLIECDMIPDNRTEIPSPEVARCHPHLQRVAERIPPVDPDASILILLGRDILRVHKVREQINGPHSAPYAQRLDLGWVIVGDTCLGTTHKPSSVNVLKTHVLSNGRTSILSPCPNKILVKETLSQSSHLGCSSASCTQEERLSGSIDMLGSAVFERTRDDEKSALSVDDQVFLELMDREVYKNEANSWVAPLPFRSTRQFLPSNREQAMSRLYSLRKTLDRKPDMKKQYIDFMQKMLENDHAEPAPPLEKHKEHWYLPSFGVYHPQKRDQIRVVFDSSAEYEGVSLNKVLLSGPDLNNSLLGVLLRFRKEPIAFTADIQQMFYCFVVNEDHRDYLRFLWYEDNDLSKMVRDFRMKVHVFGNSPSPAVAIYCMRRAAADGEREYGADAKQFVIRHFYVDDGLASAPTPEEAIDILTRTQQMLADSNLKLHKITSNNHKVMEAFPADERVKDLKDLDLRLDDLPLQRSLGVLWNLETDSFTFKVSQEERPYTKRGVLATINSLYDPLGFVAPITMQGKALLRELSAEQNDWDEPLPPEKKDEWSRWKESLNDLQRLQIPRCYVPFPQSSAQRKELCIFSDASIIAIGAVAYLKCIDSEGQQYVGFIMGKSKLAPRPAHTVPRLELCAAVLAVELYELVRDEIDIDMDAVKFYTDSKIVLGYIHNSTRRFYTYVANRVIRIRKSSHPEQWYYISTENNPADHATRPIHASHLQHTNWFSGPSCLTQSHPEPAQIDIFTLVEPDVDVEIRPDVTTLITVTSETQLKSHRFERFSHWMTLCRAIALLIRVARSFKTTADQRNFQGWKCNIEASTVSEILRAKVVIILTVQSEIFKEEFKCLETKQTLPKQSPLKKLNPIIDEDGLLRVGGRLAPANLTKEEKHPLIIPRTHYIATLLVRYYHEKVMHQGRHITEGAIRAAGLWIIGSKCLVSSVIFKCVVCRKLRGTLQIQKMADLPADKLSPMPPFTNVGLDVFGPWTVMTRRTRGGAADNKRWAVLFTCMTTRAVHIELVESMSTSSFINALRRFFSVRGPAKLLRSDRGTNFIGACKELGIDHRDATLNSYLQEKNCTWQFNPPHSSHMGGSWERLIGIARRILDAMLLQSVHTRLTHEVLSTLMAEVMAIINARPLLPVSTDPDMPTVFTPAMILTQKTSALEAPSGNFDSAELHTKQWKQVQCLADTFWKRWRREYLATLQSRRKWTDDKPNIKLGDVVLLKEKQAYRNDWPVGRVIKTFLSNDNKVRKAEVKIVKDGTMKVFLRPISDMVVLLSEGQ, from the coding sequence ATGAGTCTACGGTCAGGCAAACAGTACCAGCCATCTTCTCAGAATGAGAGTGTGGAAAAACAGCAAGAAGCTACGCAAAGTGCTGATGCATGTGCAAAGTCAGTACGGTCACGTGCTTCAAGACAGTCAAGTGGAGCTTCCACAGCTAGCTCCTCAGCTATGAAAGCTCGGGCTAAAGCAGAGGCTGCCCGTACTGAACTTTCCTTTGCCGAAGAAGAAGCCAGAATTATAAAGCAAAAAGCCGACCTTGAAGCAAATCTTCATATATTAAAAATTCAGAAAGCTGTTGCTGCTGCGACAGCTGAAGCAGCTGCATATGAAGAAGATAATAAGTCTATCAAGAGTGAAATTAATCCAGAGTTATTAGAGTTACCTATCAGTTCAGTGCAACGCACATCTGAATATGTCAGACGACACTCAAGAGCACACTCTGAGGAATTTCCATTGAAAGATGATCCACTAGTCTACCAAAAGGTGGCACGTGCACAATGTGAAATGGACATGAAGGACACAGATACTCATCATTATGAGAAAAACAGAGATGTTGAGAGTAGAAAAGCTTATgtcaaacaaccacaacaaaaagAGGAAGTTTACAATAAACCTTACTACTCAGAAACAGCAAGAGAGTCATTTCATCCTCAAAAGAAGCCTTTATCCGAAACTCAAGGTGTACAAGAGGTTACAAAATACCTTATTCGCAGGGAAATGTTGAATGCAGGTCTTCTTAAATTTGACGATCGTCCAGAGAATTACTGGGCATGGAAGGAATCATTTCAAAGTGCCATACAAGATCTCAACCTTTCATCGAGGGAAGAACTGGATTTGATGATAAAATGGCTTGGTGAGGAGTCTGCGGAGCAAGCAAAGAGGATTCGGTCTGTTCATGTGTTCAACCCAACAGCAGCACTCAACTTAGTCTGGCAAAGACTAGAAGAATGTTATGGGTCATCAGAAGCAGTCGAGCATGCTCTGCTAAAAAAGCTTGAATATTTCCCTAAACTCACCAACAAAGATAATGTCAGGCTAAGGGAGTTAGGTGACATTCTTCAGGAGATAGAGTGTGCGAAAGAAGGAGGATATTTACCTGGATTGTCATATTTGGACACGGCTCGTGGAGTGAATCCAATCGTGGAGAAATTACCTTACAGCTTGCAAGAGAAATGGGTAGCCACAGGATCCAAATACAAGGATGACAATGGAGTAACATTTCCACCTTTTCGTTTCTTCTCCAGCTTTGTGAGACAACAGGCACGAGTGAAAAATGACCCCAGTTTTGCCTTTACGTCCTTCAACACCCAAAGCTTGAAAACTGAGAGATACACAAGAAGTGGTAACCGAGCTTCTGTAACTGTGCACAAAACAGATGTTCCACAAGATGCAATGACTAATCAGCGTAGCTACGGTGAGAAGATAATGGAAAGTCCTGATAAGCTATGTCCCATTCATAAAAAGCCCCACCCGTTAAAAAAATGCaggagcttcagagctaaacaTATTGATgaaagaaaatcatttttgaaAGAGAACCGTATTTGCTTCAGATGTTGTGGGTCAGTACAGCATATGGCAAAAGACTGCAGAGTGACACTAAAATGTCTGGAGTGTAACAGTGAGAAGCATGTCTCAGCACTACATCCTGGTCCTCCTCCCACTACAACAGGGAGTCAAGAAGCTGACAAAGATGATGGCGGGGAGGTGAATGGAAACGCTTTGACCCCAGTGACATCTAAATGTACAGAGATATGTGGCAATTCAGATGGTCAACATTCCTGCTCCAAAATCAGTCCAGTGATAGTATATCCTGCTGGAAGAAGAGAGGaatcaaagaaaatgtatgcagTGTTAGATGAACAGAGTAACAAGTCACTCGCTAAATCAGAATTCTTCCATCTTTTTAACATTACAACCACATCAGACCCATACACACTGAAAACGTGTTCAGGGGTTACCAAAGCAATGGGCAGAAGAGCTACAAACTTGATGATCGAATCCATTGATGGCAAAATACAACTACCACTACCAAGTCTAATCGAATGTGACATGATTCCTGACAACCGCACAGAAATCCCATCTCCTGAGGTGGCGCGTTGTCACCCACACCTACAGCGAGTTGCTGAGAGGATTCCTCCTGTGGATCCAGATGCTTCCATCCTCATACTCTTGGGAAGAGATATTCTGCGGGTACACAAGGTGAGAGAGCAAATTAACGGGCCCCACAGTGCTCCTTATGCGCAGAGGCTAGATCTGGGGTGGGTCATTGTAGGTGACACCTGCCTAGGAACAACCCACAAGCCATCGAGTGTTAATGTCCTGAAAACACATGTACTCAGTAACGGTCGTACATCTATTCTTAGCCCATGTCCAAACAAAATCTTAGTTAAGGAGACTCTCAGTCAATCATCACATCTCGGATGTTCTTCAGCCTCTTGTACACAGGAAGAGCGCCTTAGTGGTAGCATAGACATGTTGGGATCTGCTGTGTTTGAAAGAACCAGGGATGATGAAAAATCAGCGCTTTCAGTGGATGATCAGGTTTTTCTTGAATTGATGGACAGAGAAGTCTATAAAAATGAAGCCAACAGCTGGGTAGCGCCATTACCATTCCGTTCCACTAGGCAGTTCCTTCCAAGTAACAGAGAGCAAGCAATGTCACGTCTTTATTCTCTCAGGAAAACACTGGACAGAAAACCTGACATGAAGAAGCAGTACATTGACTTCATGCAGAAAATGTTAGAAAACGATCATGCAGAGCCTGCTCCTCCACTGGAGAAACATAAAGAACACTGGTACTTACCGTCGTTTGGCGTATATCACCCTCAGAAACGTGACCAGATAAGGGTGGTATTTGATTCAAGCGCTGAATATGAAGGAGTGTCCCTAAACAAAGTGCTGCTTAGTGGCCCTGACTTGAACAACAGCCTTTTGGGGGTCCTTTTACGTTTCAGAAAAGAACCTATTGCGTTCACAGCTGATATACAgcaaatgttttattgttttgttgtaaacGAAGACCATAGAGACTACCTCAGATTCCTTTGGTATGAAGACAACGATCTCAGCAAGATGGTGAGGGACTTCAGAATGAAGGTCCATGTGTTTGGAAATAGCCCCTCACCAGCTGTGGCTATTTATTGCATGAGGCGCGCTGCAGCAGATGGTGAGAGAGAGTATGGCGCTGATGCCAAGCAGTTTGTCATAAGACATTTTTACGTTGATGATGGGCTTGCATCTGCTCCAACCCCTGAAGAAGCGATTGACATCCTAACAAGAACACAGCAGATGCTAGCTGATTCCAACTTGAAATTGCACAAGATAACATCCAACAATCACAAGGTTATGGAAGCTTTTCCAGCTGATGAGAGGGTCAAAGATCTGAAAGATTTGGATCTAAGGTTAGATGATCTCCCTTTACAGCGCAGCTTAGGGGTCCTGTGGAACCTGGAAACAGACAGTTTCACATTCAAAGTGTCTCAAGAGGAAAGACCATATACCAAGAGAGGTGTTTTGGCCACAATCAACAGTTTATATGACCCTTTAGGCTTTGTGGCTCCTATAACAATGCAGGGAAAAGCTCTCCTTCGTGAACTCTCAGCTGAGCAGAATGACTGGGATGAACCACTTCCTCCAGAAAAGAAGGATGAATGGAGTAGATGGAAAGAATCGTTGAATGATCTCCAACGTCTCCAGATACCAAGGTGCTATGTTCCATTCCCGCAGTCCTCTGCCCAAAGAAAAGAGCTGTGCATCTTTTCAGATGCCTCCATAATAGCAATTGGAGCTGTTGCTTACTTAAAGTGTATCGACAGTGAAGGTCAGCAGTACGTTGGATTCATTATGGGCAAGTCCAAACTAGCCCCACGTCCCGCACATACTGTTCCACGACTGGAGTTGTGCGCAGCTGTTCTAGCTGTGGAGCTTTATGAGCTAGTCAGAGACGAGATAGACATTGACATGGATGCTGTGAAATTCTACACCGACAGTAAAATCGTCCTTGGATATATTCACAACAGCACTAGGAGATTTTACACATATGTTGCAAACAGAGTGATTCGTATCCGTAAGTCTTCTCATCCTGAGCAGTGGTATTACATCTCTACAGAGAACAATCCTGCAGATCATGCCACCAGACCAATCCATGCTTCTCACCTGCAACACACAAATTGGTTCTCAGGACCATCATGTTTAACACAATCCCATCCAGAGCCAGCACAGATCGACATCTTCACTCTAGTGGAACCTGATGTAGATGTGGAAATACGACCTGATGTAACGACTTTGATTACAGTAACTTCAGAAACACAGTTGAAGTCACATCGCTTTGAAAGATTTTCTCATTGGATGACTCTGTGTCGTGCCATAGCTTTGCTCATCCGTGTGGCAAGATCATTCAAGACAACTGCCGATCAGAGAAATTTTCAAGGATGGAAGTGTAACATTGAGGCAAGCACCGTAAGTGAGATTCTTCGTGCAAAAGTTGTAATTATTCTCACTGTGCAGTCTGAAATCTTCAAGGAAGAATTCAAATGTCTGGAAACAAAGCAGACATTACCAAAGCAGAGTCCACTCAAAAAGCTTAACCCAATCATTGATGAAGATGGATTGCTTAGGGTCGGAGGTCGTCTTGCACCTGCCAACCTGACAAAAGAAGAAAAGCACCCACTTATTATTCCTCGTACTCATTACATTGCTACCCTCTTAGTGAGATATTACCATGAGAAGGTGATGCATCAGGGACGTCATATCACAGAGGGAGCAATTAGAGCTGCAGGACTATGGATCATTGGGAGCAAATGCTTGGTCTCATCTGTTATCTTCAAATGTGTCGTCTGTCGTAAACTCAGAGGAACACTACAGATACAAAAGATGGCAGACTTACCAGCAGACAAGCTCTCACCAATGCCACCCTTTACCAATGTTGGACTAGATGTCTTTGGTCCATGGACGGTTATGACACGTCGTACAAGGGGAGGCGCTGCAGACAATAAAAGGTGGGCGGTACTTTTCACGTGCATGACAACTAGAGCTGTGCACATTGAGCTTGTGGAATCAATGTCCACATCTAGCTTCATAAATGCATTGAGAAGATTTTTCTCAGTACGTGGACCTGCCAAGCTTCTTCGCTCTGATAGAGGCACTAATTTCATTGGTGCCTGTAAAGAATTGGGAATCGACCACAGAGATGCAACATTAAACAGCTACCTTCAGGAGAAAAATTGTACTTGGCAGTTTAATCCCCCACATTCCTCACACATGGGGGGATCGTGGGAAAGACTCATTGGGATAGCCAGGCGGATTCTGGATGCCATGCTTCTTCAGTCTGTACATACTCGGCTCACACATGAAGTACTGAGTACCTTGATGGCTGAGGTGATGGCAATAATAAATGCAAGACCATTACTGCCAGTGTCTACCGACCCAGACATGCCAACTGTTTTCACGCCAGCAATGATCTTAACCCAGAAGACCAGTGCTTTAGAGGCCCCATCTGGCAACTTTGATTCAGCAGAGCTGCATACAAAACAATGGAAGCAAGTCCAGTGTCTTGCAGACACCTTCTGGAAGAGGTGGAGGAGGGAGTACCTTGCCACTCTTCAAAGTCGTCGGAAATGGACAGACGACAAGCCCAATATCAAACTGGGAGATGTTGTTTTGCTCAAAGAAAAACAAGCTTACAGGAACGACTGGCCGGTGGGACGTGTCATCAAAACATTCCTCAGCAATGACAACAAGGTTCGAAAGGCAGAAGTAAAAATAGTAAAAGATGGAACTATGAAGGTTTTTCTAAGGCCAATCTCTGACATGGTTGTTCTTTTATCTGAGGGTCAGTAA